A genomic stretch from Sander vitreus isolate 19-12246 chromosome 17, sanVit1, whole genome shotgun sequence includes:
- the cbr1 gene encoding carbonyl reductase [NADPH] 1, producing the protein MSTKVAIVTGSNKGIGLAIVRALCKEYKGDVYLTARDVGRGQDAVKSLASDGLKAMFHQLDINDINSITAAAAYFKEKYGGVDVLVNNAGIAFKEADTAPFAVQAEVTLKTNFFATRDMLTHFMPLIKAGGRVVNVSSFVGSRTLNKCSAALQQRFRSEDITEEELVGLMQQFVDLAKKGEIQKGGWPETAYGTSKTGLTTLSMILARRLSKERPNDGILLNACCPGWVRTDMAGPKAPKSPEEGAITPVYLALLPPGATDPHGKFVSDKEVQPW; encoded by the exons ATGTCTACCAAGGTGGCCATTGTAACGGGCAGCAACAAGGGCATCGGGCTGGCCATCGTCCGAGCTCTCTGCAAAGAGTACAAAGGAGACGTTTACCTGACCGCCAGAGATGT CGGCCGTGGTCAGGACGCAGTGAAGTCTCTGGCCTCAGACGGACTGAAGGCCATGTTTCACCAGCTGGACATCAACGACATAAACAGCATCACCGCCGCCGCTGCTTACTTTAAAGAGAAGTATGGAGGAGTGGACGTCCTCGTCAATAATGCCGGGATAGCATTCAAAG AGGCAGACACGGCTCCATTTGCAGTCCAGGCAGAGGTGACCCTCAAGACCAACTTCTTCGCCACCAGAGACATGTTGACTCACTTCATGCCACTCATTAAAGCTGGAG GCCGTGTGGTGAACGTCTCCAGCTTTGTCGGCTCCCGCACTTTGAACAAGTGCAGCGCGGCTCTCCAGCAGCGTTTCCGCAGCGAGGACATCACAGAGGAGGAGCTGGTGGGGCTGATGCAGCAATTTGTTGACCTGGCCAAGAAGGGCGAGATCCAGAAGGGCGGCTGGCCTGAAACGGCGTATGGAACGTCCAAGACTGGACTTACG ACCCTGTCCATGATCCTGGCTCGTCGTCTGTCCAAGGAGAGACCGAATGACGGG ATCTTGCTGAACGCCTGCTGTCCGGGCTGGGTGCGCACTGACATGGCCGGTCCGAAAGCCCCCAAGTCACCAGAGGAGGGCGCTATCACTCCGGTCTACCTGGCCCTGCTGCCGCCCGGAGCCACAGACCCTCACGGAAAGTTTGTCTCTGATAAAGAAGTTCAGCCGTGGTGA